In the genome of Synchiropus splendidus isolate RoL2022-P1 chromosome 13, RoL_Sspl_1.0, whole genome shotgun sequence, the window GACGGCCATCTGTGAGCAAATGTGTTACACAAAGTGCCGGTTATCCTCTTAGCTGCTGTGATCTGGAAAATTCCCTGTGATTCGGGCTAAATAGgcggctgacctttgaccccgtgGTGTTGACGGATAAGTAACACAACTTTTGTTGGTCGGTTCGAGGCCTCGGCTCCAATCGTGGCCTGACAACCAGTCTATGGAGGCGATTCCTGATTCCTGTTTCTGCATGTGTTGACAGGCGGAGACTCATCTCTCAGCGCTCGTCTCTGGAAACTCTCGAGGACATCGAGGAAAACGCACCTTTGCGCAGGTAAATGATGCCAAAGCATGTGAGTACCACATCAAAATATCTGCCCCGAGGAACAGAAGGGTTCACTGGAATACTGGAATATGAACGAGGAATCATGCAGATTTGAACATGACTCGTAAAGACCTTGTTCAAATCACATAAGTGATGAAAAATGCACATAGTAAGCAATGCTTAATACAATAAGAGAACATCGCCATGTTCTACAAATGAAAAAGTGTCTTTATGATCCTTTATTCTGAGCTAGCCAAACATTATTCAACTTTATTATTCAAGTGAGTCATCGCTTCACACATGAGATCACCTGACATGACTGCGGATGGAACCGAGGAccctgagtgtgtgagtggaggctcatatgtggcccccgggccagagGTTGCTTCATATTCTGGCAGCAGCTGCTCGGCCGTTGACGGCGGGCGCTCTTTATGGTATCTTGGTGCTGGCTGACTGACCCCGGCGAGACTCAgcagctgtgtgtctgtgtgcgttgCAGATGTCGGACCCTCTCAGGTTCCCCCCGACCAAAGAGCTTCAAGAAAGTCCACTTCATCAAGAACATGAGGCAACACGACATGCGCAACGGCAGGTACGGCTCCACCGCCTCCCTGGTCCGGCCCGCGGGCGGTTGGCCGGCCGGCGGCCCCCGGGCCTCACGTTGCCCGCGCACACACTGTCACCACCTCTCACTGCCACCAGGGGGCCAGTCTATTCGCCTGAACACCACTCTCAGTCAAGTGCTAACCATGTCCTCATGATGCATGAACCTGACGCCGGAGGCTCCTGAGCTGGAGCTCAGCTCCCTCCAGAGAGATATTGATGAGCCTGTTtgccgtttttgttttttataggATAGTCCTAATCAGTGGCAGAAGATCCTTCTATAGTGTATTTTCTGTCCTGCCCTATCGAGATTGTAGCCAAGCGGGGTATGTATCCAGCAGCATGCCACCTCCGTAACCTCCTCCAGTCTGTCTCTTCCGTCTCATCCCTTTATTCTGTGGATGCACTCTCCCTCTGAAGAGCTGCTGTCCGTCGACGCATTTCCCTCTGTTAGAGGCCGTGGGCTTTGGATGCTGAATATCTCCTCCATGTGGCCTAATGCTTGCATTCTGGTGGCTTTTTGGGCActcattcttttttgtttccattttgtcGTCTGTTGTAACCGTGGCTTTGGCTAACACCAGCGATGAGCTGCATGGCTGTGGTTAGAAGGAACCTCCTGGTGCATCACTAACCGGTGTAGGACTGAGGAGCTGAAGGAACCTCCTCGGGAGGATGAGAAGATGAGCTCCTCCAGAGGAGTTGGGGGGGAGCAACACAACTCACCTGGACGAGGGTCGGGGTTGATGAACGGCTGACCTGCTTTCTCCTTCACAGTCCAAGCAGAAACCAGCCGTGGTGTCTCTGAGAAGCCtggtgaaatatttaaaatctgCCGTGGCGTCTGTAACCAGCCTCTCCATGACTAATTCAGGCCTCGCAGCAGCGTCTTTTTTTAGTCCAAAGACGAGCCTTCAGACTTGAGTGGTTTGCCTCCAGACAGCATTAGCCGATGACCGATGTCCAACTTCCAGGCGTGAGCACGAGGTCGCCTCTCACTGGGGTGGGACAGGTGTGACGACCAGACACTCTCCAGAGTCCTGGGTGCTGACATCAGCCTTGAGTGTGGTCCACATCCACGTGAGACCGCGGCACAGGATCTGTGCATTGAGCTAATAAATGGTGTTTTAGTCTCAAGCCCTGCGACGGTTGGGTCTTCTGCTAAGCTAGCACCAGAGGAAGATGCTAACGCTAACGATGGAGGAAGGGCAGCGTTTACGACGCTAGAAGTTGTGAAGGGTTAGAATCCGGTGTAGCCGAGATTTTCCCCAGTCGCTGTGGGTTCTGGATCGTGACCCTCCCtgcacatttaaaaaagagaaaTCAGGCTACCTAAAGTAGCTGGACATGGCTGTGCTACATCAGTAAATGCCAAATGTTTATGTCACCAACATTCCTCATGTTGAAGCAGAAGATAGTTAGCTTCGACTGAAGAACCCTGTTGTGTAGCATGGCACGGCCGTCCACCTATCAGAAGACTGTTTACGGTGGGACAAGGTGAGTGGTAACAGAGTGACCCCACAGATACGGCACCGCTGCTAGCCACGCTAGCTTATCACCTGAAGTCTACCTTTGGACCGCGGCGTGTTTCGAGTCACAGTCTGGCACCGTGTCGTCAGTGGCGGTTGGTTGCTTCACTGGAAGTGTGCCTGTTGCGTAAGAGCTGGTCGGATGTGTCGCTCACCGTCGCCCGGCTTCTCCAAACCCACAGCTTTTTAGCCGATAATGTGTCGCAGCAGATCAGAGGTGTCGAGTTGTGTGTTGCTAGATCTGCCAGCAGGTTTCATCTAGACTTTTCTGTGACGGCTACTGCTGCGTTTCGTCCTGGCAGTTGACTGTGTTTCATACATCAGTTCTGTTTGGTGTTTGCTCCGCTGTTGATGCGAGCTTGCTAACTGTTGCTGTTAGCGAAGAGCGGATCACCAGGTCTAGCTTGAGCGACTTTAGCATGGCTGCGTGTCAGAGAGTCTCACCAGTAACGCGGCAGGAAAGCCGAAACGCATCAATGCCCCGGTCGTTTCGCAGCTCAGGTCACATTGAAACGGGGCGGTTGTGATGCCAACTTCCTCTGCGATGACTTGCCTGTAGTTGGGGGAGATTTGTGGCGTCACGCTGAGCACGTTGCACGGATGGTGCCTGCGTCCACGCATGCTGCTTTGCCATGTCTAGCACGGCGATCACCTGAATGAACCGACCCTCCTGAGCCGTGCGGCTTCATAGCACCGCTCTCTGTCTAGAAAGCTTCTGCCTCTTCATGTTTCCTCCTCTGTGCTTCTGATGAACCTGTCAATATTTTGTCCTCGTGTGCCCGTCTGCCGGATAACAATGTTTTCCTTATAACAGAGCGGCCCCACATCAAAACACGGCGGCGGTCATGTGAGCGCTGGCCTTGTTAATCTGGGCGCACAACACGGCTGCAGCGCagtgtgaggagggaaaacaacAGCCTGCTCAAGACTAATATTGATCTAAGGCCTCCAGTCATGAGCAGGAATAACAGCGCTTTTCTTCCTGTTGCCTTCTGAAGCACGACTTCAGAGCGACTGGGACCGTCCTCCCGCCTTCTGACCCAATCTGTTCACTGCTACACTTTGATCAAAATCAAAAAACCAGCATGAACCATGACCCCAGAAATCTCAAGTGAATAGCTGCTCAGCTGTGTCGTGATAATCTTCACTTTCCACGTCGTTCAGTCAAGTCTGAGAAGTTGCTTTTCTGAACTTCAAATTAAGTCAATATGAATGATCCGGACTGTAAATAAGGTCAGGtacaaatacctttttttttatggttAAAATGGGACGACTCTCGATCACTGAACCAAAACATTCAGGGGCTGTAACAAAGGGCAGGCATTTTAGCATGTATGCTAGGCTAAAGGTGCTGTGCTCACCAGGGATGTGAAGCTGGAAGGAGGGCGCCAGCGCCACCCGTCCGGAGGAGTCAGTGCCAAAGAGATGGTGGTGGGGCTGGAGGGGGTGGAGCTGGGGGCAGATGGGAAGGTGAGTGACCCCTCCTCCTCGCGTCACGCTCCTCACCAGACCAGAGCTTCAGCCCTCCTGTGCTGCAGACGGTGTCCTACACCCAGTTCCTCTACCCCACCAACGTGCTGGGAGGCCGCCGGAACACCATCGactccacctcctccatctgTCAGTCGCGGAACGCTAGCCACCGCAGCCTGAGCTTGGGCCGAGCCAACAGCAACCAGAGCAGCCTGGACACAGGTGAGTTGGCCGCCGGCGCTCTCGCAGGCCCCGCCCCCCTCGCTGACCTGCCCTGCTGTCTGGCCGCAGGGAATGAGCTGGAGTTCCGGGAGTATGACCCCAACCTGCTGGATGACCCCCAGTGGCCGTGTGGGAAGCACAAGCGCGTCCTCATCTTCCCCTCCTACATGGTGAGGGTCTCAAACACTCGCGAGACACGCCGCAGAACATCCAGGAGCTGGCTTCACATCATCAAGGTTCAGACCTGCAGCcgcttgttagctctgtcatCGGCGACGCTTTCCTCAGCgagctcctgctcctgctcagcGCCACCGCCGCGGTGACTCCACCACGGGGCCGGGTCCAGAGGGCTCCAGTCTGGTGACTGAGGCCTCGCTCCAGTGTTCCCAAACTGTTTCTCTGTGACGTGGAACCTTTGATAAATCCCAGATTGTTCTTCTTCGTCCGTTCTCTGTTACTTTGGTTCAGTCTCGGACGGTTTCCTTTGGTCAGAAATGACACTTTATTTCTTCATAGTTATGTTAGTAATTACTTTGCTGTTTGTTACTCAGCAGTGTTATATTTCTAGGACTTTTCTTCCTGGTGATCTTGGATCGGTTGTTGCTCTCGGGGGGGGGCTCAGGTGCCGTGGTGGAACCCAGCACTGTGGCTTTGTGTTGCAGACCACCGTCATCGAGTACGTGAAACCCTCCGACCTGAAGAAGGACATGAACGAGACCTTCAAGGAGAAGTTCCCTCACATCCGCCTCACGCTCAGCAAGATCAGGAGGTGAGGTCAGGTGAGCCCCCTCCCACCCCAGCCCGACTCTGACCCCTGTgtccccccccacccccgcagCCTGAAGAGGGAGATCAGGAAGCTGGCTCAGGACGAGTGCGGCTACGAGGAGCCCACGGTGGCCATGGCCTTCGTCTACTTCGAGAAGCTGGTTCTTCAGGGCAAGCTCAACAAGCAGAACCGCAAACTCTGCGCCGGAGCTTGTGTCCTGCTGGCGGCCAAGATCGGAGGAGACCTGAAGAAGCACGAGGTCAAGCTGCTGATCGACGTGAGTCACCGGACCCTGGTCCTGACTGGACTGTGACTCtgtcgctcctctcctcctgctcgtCTCCACTGATCTCACtggctctgactcttctgactctgactcctcctcTGGACCGTGACTTTGTCCCACTTCTCCTTGTGTCCTCCCTGGCTGGCTCTGCAAACATCTCCACATGAGGTTGTTTCTGTCTtggactcttctgactctgactcctcctcTGGACTATGACTTTGTCCCGCTTCTCCTTGTGTCCTCCCTGGCTGGCTCTGCAAACATCTCCACATGAGGTTGTTTCTGTCTtggactcttctgactctgactcctcctcTGGACTATGACTTTGTCCCGCTTCTCCTTGTGTCCTCCCTGGCTGGCTCTGCAAACATCTCCACATGAGGTTGTTTCTGTCTtggactcttctgactctgactcctcctctcctcctctggacTGTGACTCTGTCCTCGCCTCTCATTGTTCCCTACAGAAACTGGAAGAGCGCTTCCGCGTGAATCGCCGCGAGCTCATCGCCTTTGAGTTTCCCGTCCTGGTGGCGCTGGAGTTCAACCTGCACCTGCCGGAGCACGAGGTCATGCCCCACTACAGACGGCTGCTGCAGGCCTCCTAGCGCCGGCGAGCGGTCGCCAGGCcgaccctcctcttcctcctcttcctctcagagACTGGGCCAAAGCCAAGACGGGTCTGTGAGGACCTGCGTGATTGTACCATTTTCATCATCTCTGCTTTTGTAACCTTTGATGTGATTGGCCGCCGGACTGTGGCTCGGCGCCAAACGAGTCTTAAAAAGTGCACTTTTCCAATGATGAGACTCAAGTTTGGGAACTGAGGAAAGAAGAAGCTGTTTTCATACTggtcccctcctccccccacacGCCTCCCTGTGCTCTATGTTAGAGTGTATTTCTGGCACGTTTATGGTGCTTCCTTCGACGAGGTCATGAAGCTTGTTCATGAGTGCAAAAATGCCATTGACCCGCGGGTCCGGGTGGGACGGAACCAGGGGTTCCGACCCGGCCCAGACGGTGCGGTCGACCTCAAGTGTCCTCCAACACGACCTCTGAGAGCAGAATCTCCACCTTCATTGGACTGGGTTGTGGAAATCGGACCTGTGAATGTTTCAATTCGGCGCCAGAGAAAACTTGAATGGACTCGATGCTGCTCTTATCTGAAACCAAATTAAGATGTGAACCGCTGACCTTGCTGTTTTCAACGTCACAAGACGCCAGTCGACTTTTCAGCCCAAAGATTTTGCTATTGGACGGAAACTCGTGGGCCGCACGGATCTCTGTGTTCTCCTGTAAATAAACGGCTCTGCTCCTTCATCTGCGTCCTTTCTGAACTCGGGTCAGGGTCAAAGGTCGAGCCTGCTGGTGAAGTTGAATCCTCCGTCCCAAGGTCGAGTACGAGCTTCTACACGAGAGTGAGGAGTCGGCGTGTGACCTGCAGACGCAGCACGGACAAACGCACGCAGGTTGCTCCCAAAATGGCTTTGATAGTCATCCTGCTGTTGTGCTTTTCTACTGTTGCTATCAAAGGCAACAGACGCGTGTGGGGAGCAGCGAGCGCTTCTCTGCCGCCGCACGTTCGAGGTGTGAACGAAGGAGACGAGAGCGCGGGACCCAAACACGAACGGTAGAAACAGGGTTCGCCAACTGGACGAGTCCAGAACAGCGGTGGAGGACGGCAcatccggtcacgtgaccggctCCATCTAAGACATGTTcttgtctttctgaaacacaaCATTCCATCGAATACCTGAAGAACCAAGTTTCACTTTGGCACCGTGACAAGAGCGGTTTCTACCGCGCGCTTCAGGTTTTCTAACGGCACTGTTCTTCTTCGCTTCACGCCACTTGTGCGGTCAGGTAAGGTCGTGGCCAGTGCGCCGCCTGCTGTCCGTTTAAACTCATTACACTCACACGAAACTCGTAAAACTCTGGGAGGTAAAATCACTCCGTGTCTCGTTTGACACGGCGTCGACTGTGCAGAGTTAAATCCCAGCGTGACGTCACTGGCAGCGCAGgtgaaggtcaaaggtcggAGGTGGCTGCGCCAGACTCGTGGGCCCTGAATTCCTGCCCGCGAGGGGCGTCGACGCGGCTCAGGGTCGCCGGTCTCGTGCTCCCATCAAAACAAGCCGGGCGCGCGCGCACGTGCCACCCGCGGCTTAGCGGCCTCCATTGACGCCTAATTCCCCCTGGGCGCCTCGTGAACGCGCCTATTGACGGGCCCTGACTCCGGCGGAAATATGCGGCGCAGCACCGTTTGGCTGAAGCTGCACTTTGCCTCGGCGGCTCTGTGACTCGGGGCTTTTCCCGCGCGGCTGTCAACAAGGAAACTGCGGGTTGTTTTGGTCGGGACCCGCAGGAGGCGCCGCGGTCGCGTGACCGTCGGTCTCTCAGCGAAACCGGTGCAAAACAGCAGCATTGACAGCGAGGGTCGCCCGATGATGACGTCACGCAGCTGGACCTGCGGTTTCCTTCCTGATGAAACACTTCACCCACTGTCACCCAAAGCCACACAGGAAGTAGCCGGACCGGCTAACGACGTTCACTGGTTGGTTTGAGGTTCGCAAAGCACTTTTTACCGAGTCAGTGatttactgttattattttaaattaatcgTAATGATCTACAAGACAAATAATTCTGCTGGTAGCTACATCACCGTCATGTTCACtttttttacattatatatttaatgtaaaaaaaaaaatcaaatgttttaGCATTATTTTCCATTGTTATGTACTTTatgttgtgatgtcatttaaGGACTCAATCTGGAAACCCGGTATGCACATTAAGATTGTTGTTTCCTCTGTAAAACACTTTTttggttca includes:
- the cables1 gene encoding CDK5 and ABL1 enzyme substrate 1 isoform X2, with translation MAAALQMKQSSMEQTRKRIDPRRRQAALSFLSNISLDGRPVQEPQNQEESSLEPRTRLSVVSPERCGAASSGSRGSVSSSAEAEGEVPPGFSSPFSALPLSTRGRLQTYTQGILPATFTRQSSQSYSLEGGQVASSAMELQRSRRRLISQRSSLETLEDIEENAPLRRCRTLSGSPRPKSFKKVHFIKNMRQHDMRNGRIVLISGRRSFYSVFSVLPYRDCSQAGDVKLEGGRQRHPSGGVSAKEMVVGLEGVELGADGKTVSYTQFLYPTNVLGGRRNTIDSTSSICQSRNASHRSLSLGRANSNQSSLDTGNELEFREYDPNLLDDPQWPCGKHKRVLIFPSYMTTVIEYVKPSDLKKDMNETFKEKFPHIRLTLSKIRSLKREIRKLAQDECGYEEPTVAMAFVYFEKLVLQGKLNKQNRKLCAGACVLLAAKIGGDLKKHEVKLLIDKLEERFRVNRRELIAFEFPVLVALEFNLHLPEHEVMPHYRRLLQAS
- the cables1 gene encoding CDK5 and ABL1 enzyme substrate 1 isoform X1 → MAAALQMKQSSMEQTRKRIDPRRRQAALSFLSNISLDGRPVQEPQNQEESSLEPRTRLSVVSPERCGAASSGSRGSVSSSAEAEGEVPPGFSSPFSALPLSTRGRLQTYTQGILPATFTRQSSQSYSLEGGQVASSAMELQRSRRRLISQRSSLETLEDIEENAPLRRCRTLSGSPRPKSFKKVHFIKNMRQHDMRNGRIVLISGRRSFYSVFSVLPYRDCSQAGDVKLEGGRQRHPSGGVSAKEMVVGLEGVELGADGKTVSYTQFLYPTNVLGGRRNTIDSTSSICQSRNASHRSLSLGRANSNQSSLDTGELAAGALAGPAPLADLPCCLAAGNELEFREYDPNLLDDPQWPCGKHKRVLIFPSYMTTVIEYVKPSDLKKDMNETFKEKFPHIRLTLSKIRSLKREIRKLAQDECGYEEPTVAMAFVYFEKLVLQGKLNKQNRKLCAGACVLLAAKIGGDLKKHEVKLLIDKLEERFRVNRRELIAFEFPVLVALEFNLHLPEHEVMPHYRRLLQAS
- the cables1 gene encoding CDK5 and ABL1 enzyme substrate 1 isoform X3; its protein translation is MAAALQMKQSSMEQTRKRIDPRRRQAALSFLSNISLDGRPVQEPQNQEESSLEPRTRLSVVSPERCGAASSGSRGSVSSSAEAEGEVPPGFSSPFSALPLSTRGRLQTYTQGILPATFTRQSSQSYSLEGGQVASSAMELQRSRRRLISQRSSLETLEDIEENAPLRRCRTLSGSPRPKSFKKVHFIKNMRQHDMRNGRDVKLEGGRQRHPSGGVSAKEMVVGLEGVELGADGKTVSYTQFLYPTNVLGGRRNTIDSTSSICQSRNASHRSLSLGRANSNQSSLDTGELAAGALAGPAPLADLPCCLAAGNELEFREYDPNLLDDPQWPCGKHKRVLIFPSYMTTVIEYVKPSDLKKDMNETFKEKFPHIRLTLSKIRSLKREIRKLAQDECGYEEPTVAMAFVYFEKLVLQGKLNKQNRKLCAGACVLLAAKIGGDLKKHEVKLLIDKLEERFRVNRRELIAFEFPVLVALEFNLHLPEHEVMPHYRRLLQAS